AAATTCCAACTAGACTCTAGCTGCGCCATCTCTAACACAAAACGTCCCTTTCCGCAACCTATATCTAGATGTAGCGGTTGGGTAGGCAGAGCAAATATCTTATCCCACTCTGGCGGACTGACCGGAGTTTGATACTTGTTAGCTAACGGATTAACGTGCTGACGAACGCGAATAACCACTAGTTTAGGGAGCAGTGAGCAGGGAGCAGGGAGCAGAGGGGCAGAGGGAGCAGAGGAGGACAAGGGGGACAAGGAAGCAGAGGGGCAGAGGGGCAGAGGGAGCAGAGGAGATCGAATAACTAACTGGTCACTGGTCACTGGTCAGGAGTCACTGTCGCCCCACACCCTTTCTTTACCGATAACTGATAACTGATAACTGATAACTGGTTACTGTTCCCTACATATAGCAAAAACAGAGGTATACCCGTGCAGAAAGGTACTATTGCCGACAGGACCGATTTCACCGTTGCAGAAAAAGCCACCCAAGGGTAGACCTGGTAAGTATTGGCGGAATAATTGCGAATCGAAATTAGCTTTACCATAAAGTCCTTCACCTCTGCCCAGACAGGAGAACATCAGCGCTCCAGCCGCAGCAGGAGAAGATTGAGTTTGAATTTGATAGCGTTGCAACAAATATTCTAAATCTTCAGCTGAGGTATTGGCATCGCGCAGATGAAACTGAATGCGCTGTCCTGGACGAATGCGATCGCCAATCGCAATTGCGCCAAACTTCGGGTCTACTCCTAGTAAGTTACGGATGAGAAAGTCCCCCTGTTCTAAATCTTGCTTGAATTCGTCTCGCGCTACACCAATGAATAAGGAATTTTGTGCCAACTCGCGATCGTCTTCGCTTAAGTCTTCCAATATATCTCGCAACACTGTCAAGGGGGGTTGAGCTTCTAGTTCTAAGACGATATTGCGATCGCAAGCGCCGATCTGATAAGGTTTGCCAATCGGACGACAACCTTGCGCCACAATAGTTTCCAACACGACATTTCCGCTTAAAGCAACACCGACTGCTCCTTCACGGTAGACTTTATCGTTGAAAAACAAATTGATTCGACCACCCATTTGACTACTGCTGGCAAGTCCGCCAACAGTCACCGAACCAGGATAAGCAAAGTCTAGTCCTGCAAGTAAATCGTTGATTTGAGATGAAAATGGTTCAGCTAGTAAAATGAATTGCGGTGTAGGAGATGCAGGAACGCCCAAAAGCTCCTCCCAGGTATTAGGAGAGCTATCTAAGTCAGGCAATTCCTCTGAGACGATATGAAACGGCGTGACTTGCACGCCAGGAAGATGTGCTAACGTCAAGCTCAGGGCTGGTAAATCTTCTATTTCTTGGGTTTGTTTTTGCCCATCCATCCCAATAATTCCACCACCGCTACAGCCAATTAGCACTGGGATGGATATGCGTTCTTTCAGCAAAGGTAGCAGGCGGGGATATTCGCTGGTAAAAGCCGACGAAATAAAGACTATGCCTAAATCTATTGGTGCTTGTAAAGCAGAAGTTGCCACTTCCACAACTTCCGCCACCGCAGCCTCTAAAGAAGGGCGAGTTGATAGGGCGTTTGCCCACTGCATTTTATCTGCCATGAGTTCTACCATCCCTTCTCGATCTAGATTTATGCATCATTTCATCTAAAATTATGGCAATCGATCTTCCTTAAAAGCATCTTACTTCAGTTATCAGTTATCAGTGGCTAGTGGCTAGTGGCTAGTGGATAGAATTGCTTCCTCTGCTGCCTCAGTTCCTCAGCTCCTCAGCCCCTCAGTTCCCCTGCTTCCTTGTCTCCCTTGTCCCCCTTGTCCCCCTAATCCCCACTCCCTTCGGTCGTGGGGTCCCCCTTGTCCCCCTTCGCCCCCTGCCCTTCTGCTCCTCTACCTACTTGTTTCCATAGGGACGCGGATAGGGTTTAAGGAGATTTTTTGCCTGGTAGATGTGAAAAGTATCTATAGTTGCTCCGCCACGCTTGATGGGTACAGTGCCAATCTTTTCAATCGATTGGAAGTAGAGATTGTAGCGATCGAGAAATTTTTGGTCTTGGACGAAAAGATTGTTGGTGATATACAAAGCATCTTTGCCAATCCATTCGTCAGGCTTTGACCAAAATGCAAATCCCCGCAAATCGCGATCGAAGGTTGTCATCGGTGTTGGCGCGAGAGGAGCCAAAGCCATCCCTATTTGTCCGGCGAGATAATAACGATTGGTAAACACAAAGCTGGAATTTTGTAAAGCAGAGAGTAAAACTGGTGATGTGGCAAATCCCTGTCTCAACTGCTGAATGTCGAATATTTGGATCGAAGGATCGTCCTCTGGAGGGACAAAGCCGCCAAATAAAGCATACTGACTTGGTTTTTGTAAGGTTCCAGTAGTTACGTGCAGCAATGCAAAGAGCAAGAGACTGCTCAGTGTGATTCCCGTTCCCCACAGCCAGCGACGTACCCAGCGAGGATGGGCGATTTTCCAGGCTGTTGCTGCTTGCCCTAACAACAAAGTAGCTCCCCAAAATCCAGGTGTAGCCCAAGTTGGTAAGATTTGTTTGTATCCTCCCAACCAAGTAAAACCTAAAATTAGGGGTAAAGAAACCCAGAGAATGAATATTTCGCGATCGCTACCAGTTACTATTCCCCGTTCCCCGCTTCCGGTTCTCTTAAACTTCGATCGAGGTAACTTTGCCAATATATTTCTAAAAAATCTCTTTAAGCTAACCCACCACAAAGGAAGTCCTAATGTGGGAAATAAATAGCCAATTCCAGACAAGAAAGTGACAAATAAATCTAAGAAATTGTATCCTCCCGAGGGAATTCCTCGTCGTGATTGAAAGCGGAAAGAAACCCATTCATGCTGGCTATTCCAAATTAAGATGGGAGAAATTGTTAAGCAAAATAATCCTAGTCCAAACAGAGTCCAAGGAGAATATAAGGCAGAACGATAGCGGGAACGAGTCAAACAAAAGCCAACTAATCCTAGTCCTAAAATAAACCCGTGATATTTGCTTAGGCAGGCTAAACCAACAAGTAAGCCCAGAATTGCCAAACGATAGCTGGGTTGGTATTTTTCTTGTTTGTTAGGAAAAAATTCTCGGCTGGTACAGTATAAACTAGCCGTCCAAAAAAAGATTAAAGGACTATCAGGCAAAGTTAAAACACCAAAACCGATTTGAAAAATGGGGACGAGAGAGGCGATCGCCAGAGCAAATATTCCGGCTGAAGGTGAAAATAATCTTGTCCCAGTTAAATAGAGTAAAAATAGAGAGCCTGTATGTAAGATTAAGGCTCCTAACCGAATGGTAAATTGAGATACTTCCCCTGTTAACCAACAACCAAAACCCGTCATCAGAGCCACTAAAGGCGGATGATCGAAATAGCTTAAATCTAAATTTAACGTGTAGAGAAAGTAATAAGCTTCGTCAAAACCAGGATAAAGCAAAATTGCAATGATTATCCTAAATATCAGTCCTCCAATTAATAAAGCTGCTACTTTTTGGTCATTTGTCATTTATCAGTTATCAGTTATCAGTTATCAGTTGTCAGTGGAGAGTGACTAGTGGCTAGTGGTAAATAGGGTGTAGAGTATTTTTGCTCCCTCAGCTCCCTCAGCTCTCTTCTCTCCCTTGTCTCCCTTGTCCTCTTGCCTCTTACCTAACTCGAAGTAATTGATAGATTCCAGCCTGACTAATTGGTTCGGATTGCTGGGGTGTCAAGCCTGTTTTAGCTAGAGCTTTACTGGGGGCAATTAATAACACTGACTTAGTATCCGACTGTCGATCGCCCAGAATTTGCCGAATCTTGCGCGAAGTGCGGGACGATCGCAGAACGTATGTAACGGGGTGTTGGGTATAAAATACTAAACTGGGTTTGGGAAATCCCTTAGACAGCATAACTAATTCTTCCCCAGGCTGGCGAACTTGGGTAACAGCTTGGGCTAATTGACGTAGAGGAAGTTGTCGTTCGAGATCGACTAAATGAGAGAAGGGGAATGCTACAAAAATCAAAAAAGCAACAAATCCAATTAAGTTGACTCCCCAGAGGCGATGATGCTGGCGTTTAAGTACTAGAATTAAACACGCGATCGCGCTGCTTAACCAAATCGCCGCCCCCATAATTGGTAAAGTCGCCTGTTGTATGCGTGCGCCAATATTGGGCATAGAAGGATCGTCTTCTAACCAGTTGGGGCTGTAATAGCAGGCAAATGCGAGGACAATTAAGAAAATTAGGTTGGCAATGCAACTGAGTTTAAATCCCCACCCAGGACGGCGAAAACTTTGCGTTTGAGCAATGCGATCGCTCCACCATAAAGCCACAATAATGCTAGCCGCAGGCATCAACGGCAAGGTATAGCTGAAATACTTCGTTGCCGCAACGGTAAAAAAGCCCAACACTCCCACAAACCAGAATA
This window of the Chroococcidiopsis thermalis PCC 7203 genome carries:
- a CDS encoding FIST signal transduction protein — its product is MADKMQWANALSTRPSLEAAVAEVVEVATSALQAPIDLGIVFISSAFTSEYPRLLPLLKERISIPVLIGCSGGGIIGMDGQKQTQEIEDLPALSLTLAHLPGVQVTPFHIVSEELPDLDSSPNTWEELLGVPASPTPQFILLAEPFSSQINDLLAGLDFAYPGSVTVGGLASSSQMGGRINLFFNDKVYREGAVGVALSGNVVLETIVAQGCRPIGKPYQIGACDRNIVLELEAQPPLTVLRDILEDLSEDDRELAQNSLFIGVARDEFKQDLEQGDFLIRNLLGVDPKFGAIAIGDRIRPGQRIQFHLRDANTSAEDLEYLLQRYQIQTQSSPAAAGALMFSCLGRGEGLYGKANFDSQLFRQYLPGLPLGGFFCNGEIGPVGNSTFLHGYTSVFAICREQ
- a CDS encoding ArnT family glycosyltransferase; translation: MTNDQKVAALLIGGLIFRIIIAILLYPGFDEAYYFLYTLNLDLSYFDHPPLVALMTGFGCWLTGEVSQFTIRLGALILHTGSLFLLYLTGTRLFSPSAGIFALAIASLVPIFQIGFGVLTLPDSPLIFFWTASLYCTSREFFPNKQEKYQPSYRLAILGLLVGLACLSKYHGFILGLGLVGFCLTRSRYRSALYSPWTLFGLGLFCLTISPILIWNSQHEWVSFRFQSRRGIPSGGYNFLDLFVTFLSGIGYLFPTLGLPLWWVSLKRFFRNILAKLPRSKFKRTGSGERGIVTGSDREIFILWVSLPLILGFTWLGGYKQILPTWATPGFWGATLLLGQAATAWKIAHPRWVRRWLWGTGITLSSLLLFALLHVTTGTLQKPSQYALFGGFVPPEDDPSIQIFDIQQLRQGFATSPVLLSALQNSSFVFTNRYYLAGQIGMALAPLAPTPMTTFDRDLRGFAFWSKPDEWIGKDALYITNNLFVQDQKFLDRYNLYFQSIEKIGTVPIKRGGATIDTFHIYQAKNLLKPYPRPYGNK